In Bos indicus isolate NIAB-ARS_2022 breed Sahiwal x Tharparkar chromosome 19, NIAB-ARS_B.indTharparkar_mat_pri_1.0, whole genome shotgun sequence, the following proteins share a genomic window:
- the SLFN14 gene encoding protein SLFN14: MDSLKMETEMLYPEITVDVGRVTFGEENRKRMTNSYLKRTENSRIIQATCALLNSGGGVIKAEIEDKTYSYRCHGLGHDLETSFQKLFPSGSQKYLDYMQQGHNLMIFVKSWCPDIFSLRICSLRSNLYQRAVTSTINLSAHSALELLREKQSRTQRGRSTMQELHSQKALDRYMQEEEDMRMSASEFVKKDKLMYKEKLNFTESTHVEFKRFTTKKIIPRTKEMLPHYVSAFANTHGGYLIIGVDDKSKEVFGCQGEKVNPDLLKREIENCIEKLPTFHFCCEKPKVNFTTKILNVYQRDVLYGHVCVVHVEPFCCVVFTEAPDSWIIRDNSVTRLSAEQWVTMMLDIQSVPSNLEADHSLHLISSASSPLRSLSYPIKVLEFKEALQQHLFPVTPEKIQFKPESLCKKLFSDHKGLEELMKTQIYPCSQGFVIVSRSWASDVGLRKEQYVLCDALLIAVNSPPVLYTILTDSTWTGGLVYAQNTARQLKQKLGTVGGYTGKVCVIPRLVHLPGAQRKPSEITLRYPQPYRLADEDEMEKLLQALITVSLCSRSLLSDQLGCEFSNLLVAEQCELLSQSLQETRELFVHCFPGTRKTALAIKIMEKIKDLFHCKSKEILYVCESDALKDFVTQQTTCRAVTRKTFMGGEFPKVKHIVMDETEHFCSKYGDWYMKAKSITHPKVRGAGSGNPHHGILWLFLDPFQVHHGGGNGLPPPSAQFPRKTITNGIHCALEIAMLMKEEMKRLKENPHPSVSPDTLAAFREASYEEAMRAQALPGVCEIETNLTTEEIARHVAERCHHLFQCGYLPRDIAILCRRAEDRGRYELALLRAMELFETCGATKVVFSQASGVLDGHIVLDSIQQFSGLERNIVFGLSPEYALSEEVHKLCFASKAIKHLYLLYEKKATF; encoded by the exons ATGGACAGCCTCAAGATGGAGACGGAAATGCTTTATCCTGAGATAACCGTAGACGTGGGCAGAGTCACTTTTGGAGAGGAAAACAGGAAGAGGATGACCAATAGCTATTTGAAAAGAACTGAGAATTCTAGAATCATCCAAGCAACGTGTGCACTGTTAAATTCTGGAGGGGGTGTGATCAAAGCAGAGATTGAGGATAAAACTTACAGTTACCGATGCCACGGACTGGGACATGATCTGGAAACTTCTTTTCAGAAACTCTTCCCTTCAGGTTCACAGAAATACCTTGACTACATGCAGCAGGGACACAATCTTATGATTTTTGTGAAGTCATGGTGCCCAGATATTTTCAGCCTAAGGATCTGCAGCTTGCGCTCCAATTTATATCAGAGAGCTGTGACTTCCACCATCAACTTGAGTGCCCACAGCGCCCTGGAGCTCCTCCGAGAGAAACAGTCTAGAACCCAGAGAGGAAGATCAACGATGCAGGAGCTACATTCTCAGAAAGCTCTGGATAGATACATGCAGGAAGAGGAAGACATGAGGATGAGTGCCTCAGAATTTGTTAAAAAGGATAAGCTCATGTATAAGGAGAAACTCAACTTCACTGAGTCCACACACGTCGAGTTTAAAAGGTTCACCACCAAAAAGATCATTCCTCGGACTAAAGAAATGCTGCCTCATTATGTCTCTGCATTTGCCAACACCCACGGGGGATACCTAATTATCGGGGTGGATGATAAGAGCAAAGAAGTGTTTGGATGTCAGGGAGAAAAAGTGAACCCTGACTTactaaaaagagaaatagaaaactgcATAGAAAAATTGCCTACATTCCACTTCTGCTGTGAGAAGCCGAAGGTGAACTTCACTACCAAAATCTTAAATGTATACCAAAGAGATGTCCTGTACGGTCATGTCTGTGTGGTCCACGTGGAGCCCTTCTGCTGTGTAGTATTCACAGAAGCCCCGGATTCCTGGATCATCAGGGACAATTCTGTCACGAGGCTGTCGGCTGAGCAGTGGGTAACCATGATGCTGGATATTCAATCAG ttcctTCCAATTTGGAGGCTGACCACAGCCTTCACCTGATTTCATCAGCTTCGTCTCCCCTAAGAAGCCTGTCATATCCCATCAAAGTCCTAGAATTTAAGGAGGCTCTCCAACAGCACCTGTTTCCAG TGACACCGGAAAAGATTCAATTTAAACCAGAATCCCTCTGTAAGAAGCTCTTCTCAGATCATAAAGGACTGGAGGAATTAATGAAGACACAGATATATCCTTGTTCTCAGGGGTTTGTGATAGTTTCCAGAAGCTGGGCGAGTGATGTCGGCTTAAGGAAGGAGCAGTATGTCCTGTGTGATGCTCTCCTAATAGCGGTGAATAGCCCCCCGGTACTCTATACAATCTTAACAGACTCCACGTGGACTGGGGGGCTGGTGTATGCCCAGAACACTGCTCGTCAGTTAAAGCAGAAACTGGGAACTGTTGGTGGTTACACGGGGAAAGTGTGTGTCATTCCGAGGCTGGTGCACCTGCCTGGCGCACAGCGCAAACCCAGCGAAATCACCTTGCGCTATCCCCAACCCTACAGGCTTGCTGACGAGGATGAAATGGAAAAACTGTTGCAGGCACTTATCACGGTCTCGCTGTGCTCTCGATCCCTTCTGAGCGACCAACTGGGCTGTGAATTTTCCAATTTGCTCGTAGCGGAGCAGTGTGAGTTACTTTCACAGAGCCTTCAGGAGACACGAGAACTGTTCGTCCACTGCTTTCCAGGAACCAGAAAGACAGCACTGGCCATAAAGATCATGGAGAAAATTAAGGACTTGTTCCACTGCAAGTCCAAGGAGATCCTCTATGTTTGCGAAAGTGATGCCTTAAAGGATTTTGTGAC CCAGCAAACGACCTGCCGAGCTGTGACCCGGAAAACCTTCATGGGAGGGGAGTTCCCAAAGGTCAAGCACATAGTGATGGATGAAACTGAGCATTTCTGCAGTAAATATGGTGACTGGTACATGAAGGCCAAGAGCATCACCCACCCAAAGGTGAGGGGTGCTGGAAGTGGAAACCCACACCACGGGATTCTCTGGCTTTTCCTGGACCCTTTCCAAGTCCATCATGGAGGTGGCAACGGCCTTCCGCCTCCATCTGCTCAATTTCCTCGGAAAACAATCACCAACGGGATCCACTGTGCTCTGGAAATAGCGATGCtcatgaaagaagaaatgaagaggctCAAGGAAAATCCTCACCCCAGCGTGTCTCCAGACACACTGGCGGCATTCAGGGAAGCTTCGTATGAGGAAGCAATGCGTGCCCAGGCTTTGCCTGGGGTGTGTGAGATAGAGACCAACCTGACCACAGAAGAAATCGCGAGACACGTGGCAGAAAGATGTCACCACCTGTTCCAGTGTGGCTATCTGCCCAGAGACATAGCAATTCTGTGCAGgagagcagaggacagaggacgCTATGAGCTTGCACTGCTAAGAGCGATGGAATTATTTGAGACCTGCGGAGCCACAAAGGTTGTGTTCAGCCAGGCCTCTGGTGTTCTGGACGGTCACATTGTTTTAGACAGTATTCAGCAGTTTTCAGGCCTGGAGAGGAATATTGTGTTTGGGCTCAGTCCAGAGTATGCCCTGTCAGAGGAAGTTCATAAGCTCTGTTTTGCCTCGAAAGCCATCAAACACCTCTACCTGCTTTATGAAAAGAAGGCAACCttctga
- the PEX12 gene encoding peroxisome assembly protein 12, with translation MAEHGAHITTASVVDDQPSIFEVVAQDSLMSAVRPALQHVVKVLAESNPAHFGFFWRWFDEIFTLLDLLLQQHYLSKTSASFSENFYGLKRIVMGDQHKLQRLANAGLPKQQFMKSIMFLVLLPYLKVKLEKLVSSLREEDEYSIHPPSSRWKRFYRAFLAAYPFVNMAWEGWFLVQQLRYILGKAQHHSPLLRLAGVRLGRLTVQDIQALEHKPAEASMMQLPAGSIGEKIKSALKKAVGGVALSLSTGLSVGVFFLQFLEWWYSSENQETIKSLTALPTPPPPVHLDYNSDSPLLPKMKTVCPLCRKNRVNDTVLATSGYVFCYRCVFHYVRSHQACPITGYPTEVQHLIKLYSPEN, from the exons ATGGCCGAGCACGGGGCTCACATCACGACTGCCTCTGTCGTGGATGACCAGCCATCCATCTTTGAGGTGGTAGCACAGGACAGTTTAATGTCAGCAGTGAGACCTGCTCTTCAGCATGTGGTCAAG gTTCTTGCAGAATCAAATCCTGCCCACTTTGGCTTCTTTTGGAGGTGGTTTGATGAAATCTTCACCCTGCTAGATCTTCTGCTCCAGCAGCATTATCTGTCGAAAACCAGCGCCTCCTTTTCTGAAAACTTTTATGGCTTAAAGAGAATTGTAATGGGAGACCAACACAAGCTCCAGAGGTTGGCCAATGCTGGTCTCCCAAAGCAGCAGTTTATGAAATCAATTATGTTCCTGGTTCTTCTTCCCTAtctgaaagtgaaactggagaagCTGGTTTCTAGCCTGAGAGAAGAGGACGAATATTCCATCCATCCCCCTTCTTCCCGCTGGAAACGATTTTACAGAGCCTTCCTGGCAGCCTACCCATTTGTTAACATGGCCTGGGAAGGCTGGTTTCTGGTACAGCAGCTTCGATACATTCTAGGAAAGGCTCAGCATCACTCACCACTGCTGAGGCTGGCTGGAGTTCGGCTAGGTCGGCTTACAGTTCAGGATATACAAGCTCTGGAGCACAAACCAGCTGAGGCCAGCATGATGCAGCTACCAGCTGGGAG CATTGGTGAGAAGATAAAGTCAGCTCTGAAGAAAGCCGTGGGGGGTGTTGCCTTGTCCCTCTCTACTGGCCTTTCGGTGGGTGTATTCTTCCTGCAGTTTCTTGAGTGGTGGTATTCGTCGGAAAACCAAGAAACCATCAAGTCCCTGACTGCCCTGCCTACTCCACCACCACCTGTACACCTAGACTACAATTCTGATTCTCCCCTGTTACCCAAAATGAAGACCGTGTGCCCACTGTGTCGTAAAAACCGGGTGAATGACACGGTTCTCGCCACCTCTGGCTATGTGTTTTGTTATCGCTGTGTGTTCCATTACGTGAGGAGTCACCAGGCTTGTCCTATCACAGGTTATCCAACAGAGGTACAGCATCTGATTAAACTGTACTCCCCTGAGAACTGA